A DNA window from Desulfobacterales bacterium contains the following coding sequences:
- a CDS encoding DUF2065 domain-containing protein, which yields MKLLLTLIGVVFILEGLPYLTFPETMRKWLAQLLLMRPGQLRVMGLMAVALGFLICFVALRTGLLPG from the coding sequence ATGAAATTACTGCTTACCCTGATCGGTGTGGTCTTTATCCTGGAGGGGCTGCCCTATCTGACTTTTCCGGAGACGATGCGGAAATGGCTGGCCCAGCTTCTCCTGATGCGCCCGGGTCAACTTCGGGTGATGGGCTTAATGGCCGTGGCACTCGGTTTTCTTATCTGCTTTGTTGCCCTGCGAACCGGTCTGCTGCCCGGATAA
- a CDS encoding Smr/MutS family protein, giving the protein MDQEIFELPIDGTLDLHTFLPREVKDLVPDYLEECRARDIYQVRIIHGKGTGTLRRTVHAILDRLPMVRSYRLAGGDGGSWGATLVELRPADQQR; this is encoded by the coding sequence ATGGACCAGGAGATATTCGAGCTTCCCATTGACGGGACCCTGGATCTGCATACCTTCTTGCCCCGCGAGGTAAAGGACCTGGTGCCTGACTATCTCGAAGAGTGCCGGGCCCGGGATATCTATCAGGTGCGGATCATCCACGGCAAGGGCACCGGCACCTTGCGCCGCACCGTACACGCCATCCTCGACCGGCTGCCCATGGTCCGCTCCTACCGGCTGGCCGGCGGGGACGGCGGCAGCTGGGGCGCGACCCTGGTCGAGTTGCGGCCGGCTGACCAGCAGCGATAA
- the lpxB gene encoding lipid-A-disaccharide synthase codes for MKRSPAAARVMIVAGEASGDQHGAILARELRDLAPDCALSGMGGREMAGAGVDILVDINDLAVMGLVEVLGQLGKIRRAMRVLEQRLRQQPPALLVLIDYPGFNLILARKAHKLNIPVLYYISPKVWAWRQGRIKKIKKYVDRMAVILPFEEEYFRGHGMAVDFVGNPMLDSVATTMSGPEMRAELGIGPDRTVVGLLPGSRRQEIARMLPLFIAAAERIAPELNNPVFLLPLASTLGRADLDNHGLAGTRLDIRVSTEARYDLMAVCAAVLAASGTVALELAILNVPMVVSYRVSPLTYHLARHFIKVRYASLVNLIAGREVVPELLQNDATPEKLAAAITPLLLDETAHRKMAAELAGVRQQLGGPGASRRCARLILEMTGG; via the coding sequence ATGAAGAGATCGCCTGCCGCCGCCCGTGTCATGATCGTGGCCGGCGAGGCATCCGGCGACCAGCACGGCGCCATCCTGGCCCGGGAACTGCGCGATCTGGCCCCGGATTGTGCTCTCTCCGGCATGGGCGGCCGGGAGATGGCCGGGGCCGGGGTGGATATCCTGGTCGATATCAATGACCTGGCGGTGATGGGGCTGGTGGAGGTCCTGGGCCAATTGGGGAAGATCCGCCGGGCGATGCGGGTCTTGGAGCAACGGCTGCGGCAACAGCCGCCGGCGCTTCTCGTCCTTATCGACTATCCGGGTTTCAACCTGATACTGGCCAGAAAGGCCCATAAACTGAATATCCCGGTGCTCTACTATATCAGCCCCAAGGTCTGGGCCTGGCGGCAGGGGCGGATTAAAAAAATCAAAAAATACGTGGACCGGATGGCGGTGATCCTGCCCTTTGAGGAGGAGTATTTCCGCGGCCACGGCATGGCAGTGGACTTTGTCGGCAATCCGATGCTCGACTCGGTTGCCACCACCATGTCCGGTCCGGAGATGCGGGCGGAACTGGGGATCGGGCCGGATCGTACCGTGGTGGGACTTCTGCCCGGCAGCCGCCGCCAGGAGATCGCCCGGATGTTGCCGCTCTTTATCGCTGCCGCGGAAAGAATAGCCCCTGAACTCAACAATCCGGTTTTTCTGCTGCCCCTGGCATCCACCCTGGGCCGGGCCGATCTCGACAACCACGGCCTGGCCGGTACCCGCCTCGATATCCGGGTCAGCACCGAGGCCCGCTACGACCTGATGGCGGTCTGCGCCGCGGTCCTGGCCGCCTCGGGCACCGTGGCCCTGGAACTGGCCATCCTCAATGTCCCGATGGTGGTCAGCTACCGGGTCTCCCCCTTGACCTATCATCTCGCCCGCCACTTCATCAAGGTCAGGTACGCCTCCCTGGTCAACCTCATCGCCGGCCGGGAGGTGGTGCCGGAGTTATTACAGAACGACGCTACCCCGGAAAAACTGGCCGCCGCCATAACACCCCTGCTCCTGGATGAAACAGCGCACCGGAAGATGGCCGCGGAACTGGCCGGGGTCCGGCAACAGCTGGGCGGTCCCGGGGCCTCGCGCCGCTGCGCCCGGCTTATCCTGGAGATGACAGGAGGGTAG
- the purM gene encoding phosphoribosylformylglycinamidine cyclo-ligase → MSESDSSRYAEAGVDIDKGNEFVDQVKKIAARTFRRGVLTDIGGFSGLFAIGNDYEDPVLVSSTDGVGTKLNIAKLCNKHDTIGIDLVAMCVNDIAVGGARPLFFLDYLAMGTLETGIGTDIVTGVAKGCEIARCSLIGGETAEMPGLYATGDYDIAGFVVGIAERDKIIDGSEIKVGDRIIGLASTGIHSNGYSLVRQICFKELGLTVDQYVEELGCILGEELLRPTRIYSESILNLIKNYKVSGLVHITGGGLLDNIPRILPQGSRAIIRTESWPVLPIFSFLQDKGNINSREMCRTFNMGIGMVVIVNGDIVEDAMQHLTALGETPYLIGEIVVRGTDEQDAPAVDIDC, encoded by the coding sequence ATGAGTGAATCGGACAGTTCAAGATACGCCGAGGCCGGTGTTGATATAGATAAGGGCAACGAGTTTGTCGACCAGGTTAAAAAAATCGCCGCCCGGACCTTCCGGCGGGGAGTCCTTACCGATATCGGCGGGTTCAGCGGCCTGTTTGCCATTGGCAACGACTATGAGGACCCTGTCCTGGTCTCCTCCACCGACGGTGTGGGCACCAAGCTGAACATCGCCAAACTCTGCAACAAGCATGACACCATCGGCATCGACCTGGTGGCGATGTGCGTCAACGATATTGCCGTGGGCGGGGCCCGCCCTCTCTTCTTCCTCGATTACCTGGCCATGGGCACCCTGGAAACAGGGATCGGCACGGATATCGTCACCGGGGTGGCCAAGGGCTGCGAGATTGCCAGATGTTCGCTCATCGGCGGCGAAACCGCGGAAATGCCCGGGCTCTACGCAACGGGCGACTATGATATCGCCGGGTTCGTGGTGGGGATCGCCGAGCGGGACAAGATCATCGACGGCTCTGAGATCAAGGTCGGCGACCGGATCATCGGCCTGGCCTCCACCGGGATCCACAGTAACGGCTATTCGCTGGTCCGGCAGATCTGCTTCAAGGAACTGGGCCTCACCGTGGACCAATATGTGGAAGAACTGGGCTGCATCCTGGGCGAGGAGTTGTTGAGACCGACCCGGATCTACAGCGAATCGATCCTCAACCTGATCAAGAACTACAAGGTCAGCGGCCTGGTCCACATCACCGGCGGCGGGCTGCTGGACAACATTCCCCGGATCCTGCCCCAGGGCAGCCGCGCCATCATCCGCACCGAGAGTTGGCCGGTATTGCCGATCTTCTCCTTCCTGCAGGACAAGGGCAATATCAATTCCCGGGAGATGTGCCGCACCTTCAACATGGGCATCGGGATGGTGGTTATCGTGAACGGGGATATTGTCGAGGATGCCATGCAGCATCTCACCGCCCTGGGCGAGACCCCCTACCTGATCGGGGAAATCGTGGTCCGCGGAACCGACGAGCAGGATGCCCCGGCGGTTGATATAGACTGCTAG
- a CDS encoding sodium-dependent transporter — MAQERSNWKSNAGFLLAAIGSAIGLGNVWRFSYMAHQYGGGAFLVPYLVALLVAGMPIMIIEYGLGHREKGSSPLSFARIRGSFEWLGWWMPVVAMFGIMLYYSVVIGWCINYLFYSFNLAWGTDTQAFFFNQFLQLSDSAAELGGVRVPIVAATLLVWVLCWIICFRDIRHGIERASVVFMPILFVLTIILVGWSVSLEGAGDAIRNHYLHADWAKINLFSSDPAMRSEAGKVWAAAFGQIFFTLSLGFGIMITYASYLPRKTDIGKNALITCVVNCLYSFVAGFAVFGVVGFMAQSQGVPFEEAIKGGPQLAFVVYPKAISLLPGMNVLFGIIFFLMLVIAGLTSGISLIEAFSCAVTDKFDWPRGRVVTVVCAAGFVGSLIFTTQGGLYLLDIADHFITNYGLVMGGLLECLIIGWVLKARVLREHVSRLGTRIPGLWDILVKFVTPAVLVYLLYLSLTGDLKENYSGYPTDQLIMYGGGWLLACLVAALALTFVPWKPGKRRRRHKPEEDELLI; from the coding sequence ATGGCACAGGAGAGAAGCAACTGGAAGTCAAACGCCGGTTTCCTGCTGGCCGCCATCGGCTCGGCCATCGGACTGGGCAATGTCTGGCGGTTCAGTTATATGGCGCACCAGTACGGCGGCGGCGCCTTTCTGGTTCCCTACCTGGTGGCCCTGCTGGTGGCCGGCATGCCGATCATGATCATCGAGTATGGGCTCGGCCACCGGGAGAAAGGGTCGTCACCGCTCAGTTTTGCCAGGATTCGCGGAAGTTTCGAATGGCTCGGCTGGTGGATGCCGGTTGTCGCCATGTTCGGGATCATGCTCTACTACTCGGTGGTGATCGGCTGGTGTATCAATTACCTGTTCTATTCCTTTAACCTTGCCTGGGGCACGGACACCCAGGCCTTTTTCTTCAACCAGTTCCTCCAGTTGAGCGATTCCGCCGCCGAGCTTGGCGGGGTCAGGGTGCCGATTGTTGCCGCGACCCTGCTGGTCTGGGTTCTCTGCTGGATCATCTGTTTCCGCGACATCCGTCACGGGATTGAACGGGCAAGTGTCGTGTTCATGCCGATACTTTTCGTCCTGACCATCATCCTGGTGGGGTGGAGCGTCTCCCTTGAAGGCGCCGGGGATGCCATCCGCAACCATTATCTGCATGCCGACTGGGCCAAGATAAATCTTTTTTCTTCCGACCCGGCGATGCGGAGCGAGGCCGGCAAGGTCTGGGCCGCGGCCTTTGGCCAGATATTTTTCACCCTGTCCCTGGGCTTCGGCATCATGATCACCTATGCCAGCTACCTGCCCAGGAAAACGGATATCGGCAAGAATGCCCTGATCACCTGCGTTGTCAACTGTCTCTATTCCTTTGTCGCCGGTTTTGCCGTGTTCGGGGTGGTCGGTTTCATGGCCCAGAGCCAGGGGGTGCCGTTTGAGGAGGCGATCAAGGGCGGGCCGCAGCTCGCCTTTGTGGTCTATCCCAAGGCCATCTCCTTGCTGCCCGGCATGAACGTCCTGTTCGGTATTATCTTCTTCCTGATGCTGGTGATCGCCGGCCTGACCTCGGGGATATCGCTGATCGAGGCCTTCAGCTGCGCTGTAACCGACAAGTTCGACTGGCCGCGCGGCCGGGTGGTGACCGTTGTCTGTGCGGCCGGTTTTGTCGGCAGCCTTATTTTTACCACCCAGGGCGGTCTGTATTTGCTCGATATTGCCGACCACTTCATTACCAACTACGGCCTGGTCATGGGCGGCCTGCTCGAATGTCTGATCATCGGCTGGGTCTTGAAGGCCAGGGTGTTGCGCGAGCATGTCAGCCGGCTGGGCACCCGGATCCCGGGTCTCTGGGATATCCTGGTGAAATTCGTGACCCCGGCTGTCCTTGTCTACCTGTTGTACCTGTCGCTCACCGGCGATCTCAAGGAAAACTACAGCGGCTATCCCACCGACCAGCTCATCATGTACGGCGGCGGCTGGCTGCTGGCCTGCCTGGTAGCGGCCCTGGCCCTGACCTTTGTGCCCTGGAAGCCGGGCAAGCGCAGGCGCCGCCACAAACCGGAGGAAGATGAGTTGCTGATTTAA